The proteins below come from a single Natranaerofaba carboxydovora genomic window:
- a CDS encoding sodium:solute symporter family protein — protein MNLLLLSVIILIFLAILTTLAYHAYKQTVTDEDYLIAGRNINPGVMALSYGATFISTSAIVGFGGAAGLFGFSLLWLAFLTIVLGIMVAFALFGVRIRKMSVNLNVSSFPSLLGRRYDSNFLTVFSGFMIFIFMPAYTSIILVGGARFFEEALEIDYNLALFILAIIVGAYVLSGGIKAVMYTDAFCALVMLVGMIALLITAYSVVGGVISSHQALTDLSYMIPENLIEKGHRGWTAMPEPGSQIWLQVITNIILGVGIGALAQPQLAMRFMTVPSTKSLYRAIAVGGFFIFFMTGTAFIVGPLSNLYFYETTGMISVEAAGGNTDSIIPLFISEVMPSWFLYLFMVTLISAAISTLSSLVHVQGTALSKDIIGPLSSNDNDKKQDNTLLARIGVLIAVLLAILLAYVLPGSIIARATSFWFGICAASFLPTLIGTLFWPGSSRVGAISSVVTGLTVSIFGYVFLHISESEVLGLSRLIFGKDALLPFPWTHIDPLVYSIIISGIVFVVVSLFTKPVYNEHLEICYKGVKKL, from the coding sequence ATGAATCTTCTTTTGCTATCAGTTATTATTTTAATTTTTTTGGCTATACTAACGACATTAGCTTATCACGCATACAAACAGACAGTAACAGATGAAGACTATCTGATAGCAGGAAGAAATATTAATCCTGGGGTTATGGCTCTTTCTTACGGAGCTACATTTATTAGTACGTCAGCAATAGTTGGGTTTGGAGGAGCAGCAGGATTATTTGGATTTAGTCTTCTTTGGCTTGCTTTTTTAACCATTGTTTTGGGTATAATGGTTGCTTTTGCTTTATTTGGAGTTCGTATAAGGAAAATGTCTGTTAATCTTAATGTTAGTTCATTTCCGTCTTTGCTTGGACGCAGGTATGATTCAAATTTCTTAACAGTTTTTTCTGGTTTTATGATATTTATTTTTATGCCTGCTTATACGAGTATAATCCTAGTTGGAGGAGCTCGTTTTTTTGAGGAAGCTCTAGAGATTGACTATAACTTAGCTCTTTTTATTCTTGCGATTATTGTGGGAGCCTATGTTTTATCCGGAGGCATAAAAGCAGTTATGTACACAGATGCTTTTTGCGCTTTGGTAATGTTGGTAGGAATGATTGCACTATTAATTACTGCCTATTCTGTAGTAGGTGGAGTTATTAGTAGTCATCAGGCATTAACAGATTTGAGTTACATGATTCCCGAAAACCTTATTGAAAAAGGGCATAGAGGTTGGACTGCAATGCCAGAACCTGGCTCTCAAATTTGGCTGCAAGTTATTACAAATATCATCCTTGGAGTTGGAATTGGAGCTTTGGCACAACCTCAGCTGGCTATGCGTTTTATGACTGTACCTAGCACTAAGTCTCTATATCGTGCTATTGCGGTCGGTGGTTTTTTTATATTTTTTATGACTGGAACAGCCTTCATAGTTGGACCACTAAGCAATCTTTATTTTTATGAAACTACTGGTATGATTAGTGTAGAAGCTGCAGGCGGTAATACTGATAGTATAATACCACTTTTTATTAGTGAAGTTATGCCGTCATGGTTTTTGTACTTATTTATGGTAACCTTAATTTCAGCTGCTATTTCTACATTAAGCTCCCTTGTGCATGTGCAAGGGACAGCCTTGAGTAAAGATATAATTGGCCCTTTATCAAGTAATGATAATGATAAAAAACAGGATAATACTTTGCTTGCTAGAATTGGGGTTTTGATTGCAGTTTTATTAGCTATTTTGTTAGCTTATGTATTACCAGGAAGTATAATTGCTAGAGCTACTTCATTTTGGTTTGGTATTTGTGCGGCCAGTTTTCTACCAACTCTGATTGGGACTTTGTTTTGGCCTGGTAGTAGTAGAGTTGGAGCTATATCTAGTGTAGTTACTGGCTTGACAGTTAGTATTTTTGGATATGTGTTTCTTCATATATCTGAGTCAGAAGTTTTAGGTTTATCTCGTCTAATTTTTGGAAAGGATGCGTTATTGCCTTTTCCATGGACTCATATTGACCCCTTAGTGTATTCTATAATTATATCAGGAATAGTTTTTGTTGTAGTAAGTCTTTTTACAAAACCTGTTTATAACGAACATCTTGAAATTTGTTATAAAGGTGTAAAAAAATTATAA
- a CDS encoding symporter small accessory protein has product MEDGWITAVWILTLVSAIVCISYGAVNWNKEDDAS; this is encoded by the coding sequence ATGGAAGATGGTTGGATAACTGCAGTATGGATTCTAACATTAGTATCAGCAATAGTTTGCATAAGTTATGGTGCAGTTAATTGGAATAAAGAAGATGATGCATCATGA
- a CDS encoding class I SAM-dependent methyltransferase, with protein sequence MESNEKIVDYQLPGKTIKFKIVEDVEALITDPNDPDKVPCWAELWPAAKAMALHIWERLDFTDKTVLELGCGLGLPGITAGLKGGKVTFSDFNEDAVNMALNNARLNDIKDYDSYVGDWRSFDLDTRYDVILASDICYDPKLNTYLERIFMDNLRSNGALIVSHHNRPDTIQLLDSLKNKGSWSEAIYYKTITVANSLFPYYAITINELTKL encoded by the coding sequence TTGGAAAGCAATGAAAAGATAGTTGATTACCAATTGCCAGGTAAAACAATAAAATTTAAGATAGTTGAAGATGTTGAAGCATTAATAACTGACCCCAATGATCCTGATAAAGTCCCATGTTGGGCAGAACTATGGCCCGCTGCTAAAGCGATGGCTTTGCACATTTGGGAAAGGCTCGACTTTACAGATAAGACAGTTTTAGAGTTAGGGTGTGGCCTTGGCTTACCAGGTATAACTGCAGGGTTAAAAGGAGGGAAAGTTACTTTTTCTGATTTCAATGAAGATGCAGTTAATATGGCATTAAATAATGCAAGGTTAAATGATATAAAAGATTATGACAGTTATGTTGGTGACTGGCGAAGCTTTGACTTAGATACAAGATATGATGTAATTTTGGCTTCAGATATTTGCTATGATCCAAAGCTAAATACATACTTGGAAAGAATATTTATGGATAACCTTAGATCAAATGGTGCTTTAATAGTGTCTCATCATAATAGACCCGATACAATACAACTTTTAGATAGCTTGAAGAATAAAGGCAGTTGGTCAGAAGCAATTTATTATAAGACTATAACAGTTGCAAACTCATTGTTTCCTTATTATGCTATTACCATTAATGAATTAACAAAGTTATGA
- a CDS encoding cobalamin-dependent protein (Presence of a B(12) (cobalamin)-binding domain implies dependence on cobalamin itself, in one of its several forms, or in some unusual lineages, dependence on a cobalamin-like analog.) — MSNFGSRLKELRAKKRISQKQLAEKLGIVQSTIANYEKGLRFPDHNTLIKLAGIFNVYIDYLLGHQALNNKGWYLTHDAKEFINAFFANDKKKASNIVLSFFDSINTKNGLKKVYQELFEYTMEHIGLLWNQGKIDVSDVSRFAIFSKDYLTILKENVPSFADKEADKKITLLPVCGEEHNFGIRIINDYLEVLGYDTYLLEDNIPIKNLVWFVEQYKINLLMLSATMNFNEDTVINTIKAVRSNDNDIKIIVGGPLFNLNKNLWLQIGSDGYAENINKIDEVLKHLDSSINV; from the coding sequence TTGTCAAACTTTGGAAGTCGTTTAAAAGAGCTCAGAGCAAAAAAAAGGATAAGTCAAAAGCAACTTGCAGAAAAGCTTGGTATTGTTCAAAGTACTATTGCAAACTATGAAAAAGGACTTAGATTTCCAGATCATAACACTCTGATAAAGCTAGCAGGTATTTTTAATGTTTATATCGATTATCTATTAGGACATCAGGCACTTAATAATAAAGGTTGGTATTTAACCCACGATGCCAAAGAATTTATAAATGCTTTTTTTGCCAATGACAAGAAAAAAGCAAGCAATATTGTCTTATCTTTCTTTGACAGTATAAATACTAAAAATGGTCTTAAAAAAGTTTATCAAGAATTATTTGAATATACTATGGAACATATCGGCCTTCTATGGAATCAAGGAAAAATAGATGTTTCAGATGTATCAAGGTTTGCTATATTTTCAAAAGATTATTTAACAATACTAAAGGAGAATGTGCCTTCATTTGCAGACAAAGAAGCAGATAAGAAGATTACACTTCTTCCAGTATGTGGTGAAGAACATAATTTTGGTATTAGAATTATTAATGATTATCTCGAAGTATTGGGCTATGATACTTATTTGCTTGAAGATAACATACCTATCAAAAACTTAGTGTGGTTTGTTGAGCAATACAAAATAAACTTGTTAATGTTATCTGCAACAATGAATTTTAATGAAGATACAGTAATTAATACCATTAAAGCCGTTCGAAGTAACGATAATGACATAAAAATTATAGTTGGTGGTCCTTTATTCAATTTAAATAAAAATTTATGGTTACAAATTGGTTCAGATGGTTATGCAGAAAATATTAATAAAATTGATGAAGTTTTAAAGCACTTAGATTCTTCCATTAACGTTTAA